A single region of the Nostoc sp. ATCC 53789 genome encodes:
- a CDS encoding sigma-70 family RNA polymerase sigma factor encodes MLSCGRKAFDTEFQVLLDSGSSSAHSMLAFIKRSLAQFNLSNSYSPTWVLNEAYMRGIKLMAKGEHIDKPLAWVRATAYNIIREQSRERNRFSQLDESMIEFHVNCRLTVSEEIEEELFKRVNLAFEKLEPEEKEILRLKMIKDLSWKEIKLHLILQGKEVQNEATLRKRKERALKHLRSIYHSLELQNV; translated from the coding sequence ATGCTATCTTGTGGTCGTAAGGCATTTGACACAGAATTTCAGGTCTTGCTTGATTCTGGGAGTTCTTCTGCCCACTCGATGTTAGCTTTCATTAAGCGCAGCCTTGCCCAATTCAATCTCAGTAATTCTTATAGTCCTACCTGGGTACTAAATGAGGCATATATGCGTGGAATCAAACTTATGGCAAAAGGTGAACACATTGATAAACCGCTTGCTTGGGTTCGAGCAACAGCTTATAACATCATTAGGGAACAGAGCCGAGAACGTAACAGATTTTCACAACTTGATGAAAGCATGATTGAATTTCATGTTAATTGCAGGCTTACCGTTTCTGAAGAAATTGAAGAGGAATTATTCAAAAGAGTAAACCTAGCCTTTGAAAAGTTAGAGCCAGAAGAAAAAGAAATTTTGAGATTGAAGATGATCAAAGATTTATCATGGAAGGAAATTAAATTGCATTTAATTTTACAAGGGAAGGAAGTTCAGAATGAAGCAACATTGCGTAAACGCAAAGAAAGAGCTTTAAAGCATCTTCGCAGCATATATCATTCTTTGGAACTTCAAAATGTTTAG
- a CDS encoding GlsB/YeaQ/YmgE family stress response membrane protein — translation MNILAWIVLGLIAGAIAKAIYPGHQGGGILGTILLGIIGAFVGGSLGVFFSTGTLTLAAPTLSIPGIAVAVLGAIVAVFLWNLLNRRSAI, via the coding sequence ATGAATATTCTTGCTTGGATTGTTTTAGGTCTAATTGCTGGTGCTATTGCAAAGGCTATCTACCCCGGTCATCAAGGCGGCGGAATTCTCGGAACAATCTTATTAGGAATTATTGGTGCTTTTGTTGGTGGTAGTTTGGGTGTATTCTTCAGTACAGGAACCTTGACATTAGCCGCCCCCACACTCAGCATTCCCGGTATTGCAGTAGCGGTTCTTGGCGCAATCGTTGCGGTATTTTTGTGGAACTTGCTAAATCGTCGCAGTGCAATCTAA
- a CDS encoding DUF4174 domain-containing protein, whose product MSSFNLSSQKWQNRVLLVFAPSGDNHSYQQQMQLFNQHQNGFTDRDLVLVQVLATDKSYANGQPIDESSAANLRNRFGVDQENFRIILVGKDGGVKRSDTKPVQAAAIFEQIDAMPMRQQEMRSSR is encoded by the coding sequence ATGTCTTCATTTAACCTTAGTTCCCAAAAATGGCAAAACCGCGTGCTACTAGTGTTTGCACCGTCGGGTGATAACCATAGCTATCAGCAACAGATGCAGTTATTTAACCAGCACCAAAACGGTTTTACAGACCGGGATTTAGTTCTCGTTCAGGTTTTGGCAACAGATAAAAGCTATGCCAACGGACAGCCAATAGATGAATCTTCTGCTGCCAATTTGCGAAATCGCTTTGGGGTTGATCAAGAAAATTTTCGTATTATTTTGGTAGGCAAAGATGGTGGTGTTAAGCGCAGTGATACAAAACCTGTCCAGGCAGCAGCAATTTTTGAGCAAATTGACGCTATGCCCATGCGCCAGCAAGAAATGCGCTCTTCGAGGTAG
- a CDS encoding DUF4112 domain-containing protein, with amino-acid sequence MDAAKRLATLNRIRKLSRLMDTSIRIPLTGFHIGIDPIIGLIPGAGDLISTAFSAYIIFLATRFGIPQRDLAKMIFNVGLETVVGTVPLVGDLFDAFYKSNIRNLAILEQHLTVVEPKLKEVSDELYSGKFSQV; translated from the coding sequence ATGGACGCTGCTAAACGCCTTGCTACTCTAAATCGCATCCGCAAACTCAGCCGCTTGATGGACACATCTATACGTATCCCTTTAACGGGTTTTCATATTGGAATAGACCCAATTATCGGTTTGATTCCCGGTGCAGGTGATTTAATCAGTACAGCGTTTTCAGCTTACATTATATTTTTAGCAACCCGCTTTGGCATCCCACAGCGAGATTTAGCCAAAATGATTTTTAATGTAGGTTTAGAAACAGTTGTTGGTACTGTGCCTTTAGTGGGTGATTTATTTGATGCTTTCTATAAGTCCAACATTAGGAATTTAGCAATTTTAGAGCAACATTTGACAGTGGTTGAACCAAAACTTAAAGAAGTATCTGATGAACTTTACTCTGGTAAGTTCAGCCAAGTTTAA
- a CDS encoding nuclease A inhibitor family protein, with translation MTKTNSEILDQLRTAANGLLMMSESEYPFEVFLWEDAAPVTPQKVIQQTNHPQDTPIKIVGIDDFFQVATTEEDWHEEEEKATVKRFQSLVQTLKENLSNLQVYRLGHKEIDVYIIGQIPSGDSIGLSTKVVET, from the coding sequence ATGACCAAAACTAATTCAGAAATCCTAGACCAGCTTCGTACAGCAGCGAATGGTTTACTCATGATGAGTGAGTCTGAGTATCCGTTTGAAGTTTTTCTTTGGGAAGATGCTGCACCTGTAACACCCCAAAAAGTTATACAACAAACAAATCATCCTCAAGATACACCCATTAAAATTGTTGGGATTGACGATTTTTTTCAAGTGGCAACGACAGAAGAAGATTGGCATGAGGAAGAAGAGAAAGCAACCGTCAAACGATTTCAATCTCTTGTGCAGACACTCAAAGAAAACCTGAGCAATTTGCAGGTATATCGCCTTGGACACAAAGAGATTGATGTCTATATTATTGGTCAAATTCCATCGGGAGACAGTATCGGACTGTCCACAAAAGTTGTTGAAACTTGA
- a CDS encoding DNA/RNA non-specific endonuclease, which translates to MRLIKRFQALAVATGLIALLGCSPAQTQVPTPTIEKPLQATPIVPTKPSTSANLLLGNPSNAIALVDTPDNYLMAKNQYALSYNRSKGTPNWASWQLNKSWLGKAERQDNFRPDNTLPAGWMRITPSMYSASGYDRGHIVPSADRSLTIEDNSSTFLMTNMMPQTPDNNRNTWGNLEDYCRELVSLGKELYIVAGPFGSLGEPLKGKVTVPKSTWKIVVVLDNPGSGLDGITASTRVIAVNIPNEQEINNDWRAYKVSIDELEKLTGYDFLSNVSPNIQEVIESKIDNS; encoded by the coding sequence ATGCGTTTAATCAAACGTTTTCAGGCTTTGGCTGTTGCCACTGGGCTAATTGCTCTATTGGGGTGTTCGCCAGCGCAAACCCAAGTGCCAACACCAACCATAGAAAAACCATTGCAGGCAACACCGATTGTACCTACTAAACCCTCAACTAGCGCTAACCTGCTTTTGGGAAATCCCAGCAATGCGATCGCCCTGGTGGATACTCCTGATAATTATCTAATGGCAAAAAACCAGTATGCACTCTCTTACAACCGAAGCAAGGGAACTCCCAACTGGGCAAGCTGGCAGTTAAATAAGTCATGGCTAGGGAAAGCAGAGCGTCAAGATAACTTTCGCCCTGATAATACTTTGCCTGCGGGTTGGATGCGGATAACTCCTTCTATGTACTCTGCTTCAGGTTATGACCGAGGACATATTGTACCTTCGGCAGACCGCTCTCTAACGATAGAGGATAATTCCTCAACTTTCCTCATGACCAACATGATGCCGCAGACACCAGACAACAACCGGAACACTTGGGGCAATTTAGAAGACTATTGCCGAGAACTGGTAAGCCTTGGTAAAGAACTGTATATCGTAGCTGGGCCTTTTGGTAGTCTTGGCGAACCCCTTAAAGGTAAGGTGACAGTTCCCAAATCAACTTGGAAGATAGTTGTCGTACTAGATAATCCTGGCTCTGGACTTGATGGTATTACTGCAAGCACCCGTGTAATCGCGGTGAACATACCCAACGAGCAAGAAATAAACAACGATTGGAGAGCTTATAAAGTAAGTATTGATGAATTAGAAAAACTCACAGGCTATGATTTTCTCTCTAATGTTTCGCCAAACATTCAAGAAGTTATTGAAAGTAAAATAGATAATTCGTAA